The sequence CGGCGGCGCCGGGCAGATCGAAGCGGAGATCCGGGTCGTCGAAGAGGCCAGGGTCGCCGGGGTGAAGAGGCTCGTGAAGCTGTCGGTCTGGGGCGCCGCGGGCGAGGCGTACTCGTTCGCGAAGATCCATCGCCCGATCGAGCGCGCGGTGGAGGCGTCGGGTCTCGCCTGGACGTTCCTCAGGCCGAACGGCTTCATGCAGAATTTCGTGACCTACATGGCGGATTCGATCAGGGCGCAGGGCGCCTTCTACCTGCCCGCGGCGGACGCGAAGATCAGCCATATCGACGTGCGCGACATCGCGCGGGTCGCGGCGCTGGCGCTGACGACCTCGGGCCATGAAGGCAAGGCATACGAGCTCTCGGGTCCGCGGGCGTTCTCTTACAGCGAGGCGGCGGACATCCTCTCTCGCGTGCTCGGCAAGGAGGTGCATTATGTGGCGGTGTCCGACGAGGCGGCGAAGGCCGGTATGGTCGCCGGCGGTATTCCCGATCTCTATGCCGATGCGATGATCGACCTCAACCGGCTCTACCGGAGCGGCGCCGGCGCCGGCGTGACCTCGGCGGTGAAGGACGTCACCGGGCGCGAGCCGATCGACTTCGAGCGGTTCGCCGTGGATCACGCGGCGGCGCTCCGCTGAGGTGGCGCGCTTCGAGCGTCCGGTGCTCTGGATCTAGAATTCAGCCATCAGCCCTATCGACGGGTAGACGATGAAGCTGTCGAGATCGAGCGCGACCGTCCGCTGACCGAGCACCGTGAGCTCACCGCTCGAGAAGATCTCCGCCATCGTCAGCTCGAAGCCGAAGAATACGTGTTTATAGCCGAGCGCGACGCCGGCCTGGCCGCCCACGTAGAAGCCGGTGCCGGAGAACGACGCGAGCTCCCGCTCGCCCGGATAGCCGGTGAAGGCGGGCAGGTCCAGGACGAGCGACGTGCCGAAGGTCGTGAACATCAGGCGCGGGCCGCCCCAGACCCGGTACCATGTGCCCGCCTTCCCGATCTGGATGGGCAGGTCGACCTGCCATCGCGTGAAGTCCTCCAGCTCGACGATGCCAAGGATGCTCCCGACAGGGAACTCCATCACGTAGCGCCCGATGCCTGCGCCGGCCGTCAGATCGACGCCGTGCTCGTCGCTCTTCAGGAGCTGGTAGCGGGTGCCCAGGCGGAACGCGCTGCCAGTATACCGGAGGTTGAGCTCCCAGCGGTCGAGCGCGGTGTAGCCGATGCCGATGTGCGGCGTGACCGAGGGCGGGTTCAACGCGAGCGCGCCGCCCGCCTCGAAGAGCGCCTGCCGCTCGGCCTCGGACAGCTCCCGTGACTCCGCGACGTCCGCCAGCACGACGCCGGCGTCCACCATCGACGCGAGCGCGCCGGTCGGGATCGAGACGTCGAGCCCGAGCTCGGCCTGGACATGGCCTTTCTTGGCCACATGGGCAGGCTGGAACGTGGAGAGCGCCGGCGCGCAGCCGCAGGTCCACAGGGCGAGCACGGCGAGGGTGCGAGGAAGCATCGGCCGATCACGGTATCATGACCGTTCTCTCGAGGCGCGCGTCGACGAGGGCGCGCCGTCCCGTTGCCGTCGGCGTCGGCCTGACGCACGTGAAGGTAGCGACACCCGACTGAGCCTCGCGTCCGGGCCCTCGATCCCGAGGTGTCCGCTGTCCGGCTTACCGGTCGTCGCGCGGCATGCCGGCTCTCGCAGGCGTCCAGGCGGGTGGGTCGCTCGCAGGAAAGGATTGCTGACAGGCCTCTTCCACGACGTCAGCCACGGGCACGGCCGGCGCGACCCGCGCCGCAGCTCGCCTCGCGCGCTGCTCCTTGGCCGGGCGCGCTTCGTCGCCTGGCTCTCCCGAGCCACTCCAGGTCGTCCGCGCCTGCGCGTGCCCCATGGTGCCTCCTCCGCCCACGGACATTGCGCCTCGCTGCCGCGGTGGCAAGCTCCCGCACCGCGCTGTCGATCTCGGACGACCGGGCAGGCTGCTGCTGCCGGAGCGCAGCGCTCGAGCCGACATGACGGCGTGGCGATCGAGCGGAGGCGCTCGCGGGAGGAGCCCACGATGGACAAGGCGAACCAACCGTTCCGAGTCGGGATTTCAGGGTCCTACGGCGGCATGAACCTCGGCGACGAGGCCATCCTCGATGGCATCGTCACGCAGCTCCGGGCGTCGATACCAGCGGAGATCACCGTGTTCTCGCTGTGCCCGGAGGACACGAAGGCGCGCCACCAGGTCGAGCGCGTCGTCCCGGTCCGTGAGCTCACACGAATGGAATCGACCGCCGAGATCGAGCGCCTCGATCTCTTCGTCCTCGGCGGGGGAGGCATCCTGTACGATCGGGACGCGCCGGTCTATCTGAGAGAGGCGCTCATCGCGGAGGAGCGCGGCGTCCCCGTCGTGATCTACGCCGTGAGCGCCGGGCCGCTGTCGGACCCGAGCGCGAAGCAAGCCGTGCGGGCGGCGCTGAACGCCGCGGACATCGTCACCGTGCGAGACAAGCAGGGGCGTCGCCTCCTCGAGGAGGTGGGGGTGAACCGCGAGATCCGCCTCACGGCCGATCCGGCCCTGCTGCTGCGCGAGGAGGCGCTGCCGATCGAGGCCATCCGGGCCGAGGGGGTCGAGTTCGAGCGGCACCTCGTCGGCTTCTCCGTCAGGGAGCCGGGCCCGGCGGCGCCCGACATCGACCCTGACGAGTACTATGGCCTGCTCGCCAACGCCGCCGACTTCGTCGTCGAGCGCCTCGACGCGGACGTCGTGTTCGTGTCCATGGAACGGACGGACGTGCAGCACAGCCACGCGGTCGTCGCCCACATGAAGAACGCCGAGCGGGCAGAGGTCTTGAGGCGCCGGTACACGCCGCAGCAGATCCTCAGCCTCGTCGGGCACCTCGAGTTCGTGGTGGGCATGCGCCTCCACTTCCTGATCTTCTCGGCGCTCCGCGAGACCCCGTTCGTGGCGCTGCCCTACGCGTCCAAGGTCGCGGGGTTCATCGAGGACCTCGAGATGGAGACCCCGCCCCTCGGGAGCATCAGCTCCGGGCAGCTCATCGCCAGGCTCGATCGCTCGTGGGACACGCGTCACGAGATCCGCGCGAAGATCCGCCGGCTGCTCCCTGGCCTGAAGGCCAGGGCGAGGGAGACCAACCAGCTTGTCACCGAGCTCCTCGCGCGGCGAGCTCCGGCGGCGCAGCCCGTGCGGAAGAGCGCGTGAGCGCGGGGAGCTGGCGATGGACGTGATCCGGACCGACGTCGCCGTCATCGGCGGAGAGCTCGGCGGCTGCGCGGCTGCGCTCGCGGCGGCGCGGACGGGCCGCCGCGTCGTCCTGACGGAGGCGACTCACTGGCTCGGGGGCCAGCTGACGAACCAGGCGGTCCCTCCGGACGAGCACCCGTGGATCGAGGACATCGGGGCGACCCGGAGCTACCGCGCGCTGCGCCAGGGGATCCGCGAGTATTACCGCAGGCATCTGCCGCTCACCGCGTCGGCCAGGGCGCTCCGCGAGCTCAACCCCGGCAACGGCTGGGTCAGCCGCCTTTGCCACGATCCGCGGGTCGCGGTGGCGGTCCTGCACGAGATGACCGCGCCGTATCGGCTCAACGGGCGCCTCCTCGCGCTCCCTGCTCACCGGCCCATCTCGGCGTCGACGCACGGCGATCGGGTGACCGGCGTCGTGGTCCGAGGGCTCGAATCGGGGCGCGATGTCCTCCTCGTGGCCGACCTCTTCATCGATGCCACGCCTCATGGCGAGCTCCTCTCGCTCGCGGGCGTGGAGCACGCGCTCGGGGCGGAGTCGCGCGCGGAGACCGGAGAGCCGCACGCCCCCGACCGCGCCGATCCGGGGGCCCAGCAGGCGATCACCGTGTGCTTTGCGATCGAGCACCACCCGGGAGAGGACCATACCATCGACAGGCCCTCTCAGTACGAGCGCTGGCGCTCCCTCGAGCCGCCCGGCTGGCCGGGACGGCTGCTGGACTGGACGGCGGTTCGACCCGATACACTCGAGCCGCTGACTCGAGGTCTGTTCGCCGCGGAAGACCGGCATCCCTGGTGGAGCTTCCGGCGGATCCTCGACAGGACGGTCTTCGAAGCGGGGTTCGCGCCGAGCGACATCACCATCGTGAACTGGCCGCAGAACGACTATTGGTTCGGGCCCGTCTGCGGCGTCGACGAGGCGGAGGCCGCGCGGCACCTGGACGCGGCGCGGCAGCTCAGCCTGAGCCTTCTGTACTGGATGCAGACCGAGGCGCTTCGTCCAGACGGCGGGGTCGGTTATCCAGGCTTGCGCCTCCGCGGGGACGTGGTCGGCGGCACGGTCGACGGCCTCGCGCCGGCGCCCTACATCCGCGAGTCCCGCCGGATCCGGGCCGAGCTCACGGTGCTTGAGCAGCACATCGCGTATCCGCTCCGGCCCGACGGCCCTGCGACGTTCGAGGACAGCGTCGGGATCGGGTGTTATCGCATCGATCTGCACCCGCGCGTCGGGGGCGCCGGGTACCTCGATCTCGGCTGCTGGCCGTTCCAGATACCGCTGGGGTCGCTCATCCCGGTGCGGGTGGAGAACCTGTTGCCGGGCGGGAAGAACCTCGGCGTCACGCATATCACGAACGGCGCCTACCGGGTCCACCCCGTGGAGTGGAGCGTCGGCGAGGCGGCGGGGCTGCTCGCGACGTTCTGCCTGGAGCGCGGCGTGCTGCCGCGGCAGGTGCGCGCCCGGCGCTCGCTCCGGGAAGAGCTCCAGGCGCTCCTGGTCCGCGAGGGCATCGAGCTGGCCTGGCCGGCGCTGAGGCCGGTATGAGCCAGCGCCGCGCCACGGCGTGTGTCGGCGAAACGACCGCGCACCGCGCTACGACGAACGGGGGAGCTTGACGCGGAACGCGGTGCCCTCCTCCAGCGTGCTCGTGACCTGGATGGAGCCTCGGTGCGCGTCGACGATCGATTTGACGATGAAGAGCCCGAGCCGTGGTGGTGTGCTCGTGCTGTGCGCGTCCCCGAGCCAGTTGCTCCAAGGCAGGAAGATTTCAGGCAAGTAGCCAGAGGGCGCTGCGTCGGTCCTGCCCGCGCGCGCCGCCCTGGCACGCGCCGCGCGCTTGCCCGATACTCCGCGCATGCGCCCCGGGGACCTGCTCGCAGGTCGCTTCGAGCTCGATCGCGTCGCAGGATCCGGGGGAATGGGCGCGGTCTATCGGGCCATCGACCGCGAGACCGGGGAGCCGGTCGCCGTCAAGGTGGGGCTGCACGCGGAGCACGCGGAAGGCGAGCAGACCGAGCGGTTCCGCCGGGAGGCGCGGGTCCTCGCGGGGCTCCACCACCCCGCCATCGCGCGGCACGTCGCCCACGGCGTCACCGCCGAGGGCCGGCAGTACCTGGCCATGGAGTGGCTCGACGGCGAGGATCTCGCGGCGCGCCTCCGGCGGGGGCCGCTGGGCCTCGACGAGAGCCTCGCGCTCGCCGCGCGCGCCGCCGAGGCGCTCGGCGCCGTGCACCTGCGCGGGGTGGTCCACCGTGACATCAAGCCGGCGAACCTCTTCCTGCCGGGTGGGGACGTCGCGGCGGTGAAGATCCTCGACTTCGGGATCGCGCGGGCCTCCGACGTCACTTACACGCTGACCAACCCCGACGCTCCCGTCGGGACCCCCGCCTACATGGCACCGGAGCAGGTCCGCGGCGAGCCCGACATCGACGCGCGCGCCGACCTGTACGCGCTCGGGTGCGTGCTGTTCGAGTGCCTCACCGGGCGGCCGCCGTTCGTGGGGTCGCACGTCGTCGCGCTGCTCACCAAGGTGCTCTTCGCGCAGGCGCCCCGCCTCCGCGAGCTGTGGCCCGGCGCGCCTCCGGCGCTCGACACGCTGCTCTCGCGCCTCCTGGGCAAGGATCGGCAGCTGCGGCCCGGGGACGCGCTCACGATCGCGGCAGAGCTGCGCTCACCGGAGATCCGGGAGGCGAGCGCGGCGCCCCTGGCGCCGTCGGTCGGGCTGACCACGGCCGAGCGGCGGCTGGTCACCGTGGTGCTGGCGACGCGCCAGCCCGAGCCGGCGCGGCCTCCACAGCCGGCGCAGGCCGTGGCCAGCGACGAGAGCACGGCACCCGCGCGCGGCCTGACCCATCAGCGCCGCTGGCCGCTCGCCCTTCTCCGAGAGATCCGGAGGACCGCCGACCTGCACGGCGCGCGCGTGGAGCTGCTCCAGGACGGATCGATCGCGGCCCTGCTCACGGGGGCCGAGGCGCCCACGGATCTCGCGGCGAGCGCGGCCCGGTGCGCCCTCTCGCTCAAGGCGCTGCTGCAGGCCTCCGACGTGGCGCTCGCCACGGGCTGGGAGGTCGTGGACGGGACCCAGCCGCTCGGGACCGTGATCGACCGCGCCGTCGCGAACCTCACGGCCGCGGAGCGGGGCGCGGAGGAGGCGCTCCGGCCGATCGCGATCGACGCGATGACCGCGTCCCTCCTCGGCCCGCGCTTCGAGGTGGCGCACGGCGAGCGCGGGGCGGCGCTGCTCGGCGAGCAGGAGCCGCTGGAGGAGGCGCGCGCGCTGCTCGGCAAGCCGACGCCGTTCGTGGGGCGGAGCAGCGAGCTGCGCTGGCTCGAGCTCCTCTTCGACCAGTGCGCCTCGGAGCCGTGCGCCCAGGCGGCGCTCGTGATCGGCGCGGCCGGCGTGGGCAAATCGCGGCTCCGCATCGAGCTCGCGCGCAGGATGCGCGGCCGCGAGGCGCCGCCCCAGATCTGGACGGCGCAGGGCGACGCGGTGCGGGCCGGGGCGCCGCTCGGGCTGCTCGCCCAGGTGGTGCGGCGCGCGGCCCAGATCGCGGAGGGCGAGCCCCGGGAGCGCGGCCGGGAGAAGCTCGCCGCGCGCGTCGCGCGATCCGTGGACGCCGCGGAGCAGGCGCGGGTGACGGAGTTTCTTGGCGAGGTGATCGGCGCGCCGTTCCCGGACGCGGATCGGCGCGAGCTGCGCGCCGCGCGGCAGAACCCGATGCTCATGGCCGACCAGGTGCGGCGCGCCTGGCTCACCTTCCTGGAGGCGGAGTGCCGCGCCGGGCCGGTGCTCCTGGTGCTCGAGGACCTGCACTGGGGCGACCTGCCGACGGTGCAGCTCGTGGACGCGGCGCTCGGGCAGCTCCGGTCGAGCCCGCTCCTGGTGCTGGGGCTCGGGCGGCCCGACGTGGACGAGGTGTTCCCGGGGCTGTGGGCCGAGCGGGGCGCGACCGCGATGCGGCTCGGGGCGCTGCCGGCCCTCGCCTGCGAGCGGCTGGTGCGCGCGGCGCTCGGGGAGCAGGCGCCCGCGGCGCAGGTGGAGAGGCTCGTCCGGCGCGCGGCGGGGCACCCGTTCCTGCTGGAGGAGATGCTGCGCGTGGCGGCCGAGGGCGCCGAGGGCGCCGAGGGCCGCGACGCGGGCGAGGCGCCCGAGACCGCGCTCGCCATGGTGCAGGCGCGCCTCGAGGGGCTCGATCTGGAGGCGCGCCGGGCGCTGCGCGCCGGGAGCCTGCTGGGCGAGGTGTTCTGGTGGGGCGCGATCGCCCGGCTGCTCGGGGTGGACCGGGACGACGCCGCGCTCGCGGGCCGCCTCCTCGCGCTGGAGCAGCAGGAGTGGATCGCGCGGCGGCCTGCGTCCCGGTTCCCGGGCGAGGTGGAGTACGCGTTCCGGCACGGGCTCGTGCGCGACGCGGCGTACATGATGCTCACCGAGGCGGATCAGCGGCTCGGGCACAGGCTCGCCTCCGAGTGGCTGGAGCACGCCGGGGAGCGGGACGCGCTGGTCCTGGCCGGGCACTGCGAGCGCGGCGGCGAGCCCGAGCGGGCCGTGCGGTGGCTCTGCGCCGCGGCGGAGGAGGCGCTCCGCGGCAACGACCTCGCGGCCGCGCTCGCGCGCGCGGAGCGGGGCGTGGCCTCCGGCGCGAGCGGGCGGGATCTCGGCGCGCTGCGCCTGGTCCAGGCCGAGGCGCACCTGTGGCGCGGCGAGCTGTCGTCCACCGAGGCGCGCGCGACGGAGGCGATCGCGCTGCTCGATCCGGGGTCGGGCGCATGGTACCGCGCGCTCACCGCGGCCCTGCTCGGCGCCAGCAAGCAGGGCGCCGTCGATCGCGCCGGGGCGTGGGCCGAGAGGCTCGCGGCGACGGCGCCCGCCGAGGAGGCGCTGAGCGTGGTGGTGCTCTGCCTCTCCGGGTGCGCGGCGGAGCTCATGCTCGCCAACCAGCACGCGACCGCCGACGCGCTGCTCGAGCAGTGCCTGCGCCTCGCGGGCGATCCTCCGACGGTCGACGACGAGGCGCTCGGCGGGCTGCACCAGGCCGTCGGGTTTCGCGCCGCGCTCGCGGGTGACCACGCCGCCGCGGTGGACGCCCTGGAGGTGGCGGTCGGGGCGTTCGGGCGCGCCGGCGACCGCCGGCAGGCCTGCTCTGTCCAGCTGAACATGGGCTTCATCCTCACGGAGCTCGGCGCGCTCGAGCGCGCCGAGCAGCTGCTGCGCGCGGCCGTCGCCCAGGCGACACAGATGGATCTGCACGAGGTGCTCCCGACCGCGCGGCAGAACCTCGGGAACGTCCTCCTCCAGGCGGGCCAGATCGACGAGGCCCGCGCGCTCCTCGAGCAGGCCATCGACGCGTCGCGCCGGCAGGGCAACCGGCGCATGGAGGGGCTCTCGCGCGCGTACCTCGCCCGGGCGGCGCTCCTCTCGGGCGACCGCGAGGCCGCCGCGCGCGAGGCCGGCGCGGCGGCGGCGCTGCTCGACGTGGCGCCGCTCCTGCGCGCGGTGGCGCTGGCCCTCCTCGCGCGCGCCCGGATGGGAGGGGAGCCCGAGGGGGCGGCCGAGGCGCTCCTCGACGCGCAGGAGGCGTTCCGCCTCATCGAGGACGCGGGGATGGCCGAGGAGGGAGAGTCGCTGATCCGCCTGACCTACGCCGAGGCCCTGCGCGCCGCCGGCGAGCGCGAGCGCGCCGCGAAGATGATCGAGGCGGCGCGCTCGCGGCTCCTCGAGCGCGCCGCGAAGATCGGCAGGCCGGCGTTGCGGCAGAGCTTCCTGGAGAGCATCCCCGAGAACGCCCGCGCGCTCGCGCTCGCCGACGCGTGGGCTCTGGAGCGCCAGGGGGCTGTCGCCTGAGCGCCGCGTCACCCAGGTGCCCTGTGGATCCGCCTCGCTCGAGCGGATCACACCTACCCGCCGCGGGTGTGCATCTCCAGGTGCGCGTCGCGCTTCAGCTGGATGGCCGGGAGCAGCGCGCCGCGTGATCGGTCGGCGAGGCGGGCCTCGGCGCCGCGGTCGGAGCGAGCGCCCCACACGCGGGCGACGATGGCCTTCATCTCCTCCAGCGAAGCGCCCTGCCGGAGCGGCTCGCGCAGGTTGGTGCCGCGCGGGGCGTAGAGGCACAGATACCACATCCCGTCGGCCGTCAGCCGGCAGCGATTGCAAGCGCTGCAGAACGGCTGTGTCGTCGAGGAGATGATGCCGAACGTCGTCCCGCCGGGGAGCGCATACTGGGCGGCCGGCGCCGTGCCCTCGCCCGAGATCGCCTCCACCCGGCCGTAGCGGCGCGAGAGCGATCTGAGGATCTCGGCGCGCGAGACGACCTTGTCGTGCGACCACTGGGTCGCGCCCCCGACGTCCATGTACTCGATGAAGCGGACCTCGGCGGGGATGGTCTTGCCGAGCTCGATGAGATCCGCGAGCTCGTCGTCGTTCACGCCGCGGATCACCACGGCGTCGATCTTGGTGTCGGTGAACCCGGCGGCGGGCACGGAGCGCAGGCCCTCGAGGACCTGGGCGTGGGTCGTGCGGCGGGTGAGCGCCTTGAAGCGCTCGGGGCGCAGGGTGTCGAGGCTGACGGTGAGGCGGCGCAGGCCGGCCGCCCGGAGCCCGTGGACGTGCTCGGCGAGGAGCACGCCGTTCGTGGTCATCGCGATGTCTCGTATCCTGGGCTTGTCGGCGATGAACCGCACGAGCGTCCTCAGATCGCGGCGCAGCAGCGGCTCGCCGCCCGTCAGGCGCACCTTGGCGGCGCCCAGCTCCGCGAAGACGTCGACGAGGAAGCTGATCTCCTCGAACCGGAGGATGTCATCGTGGGGGAGCCAGGCGTACTGTTCCTCCGGCATGCAATAGGAGCAGCGGAGGTTGCACCGATCCGTGACCGAGATTCGCAGATCGCCGATCGGCCGGCCGTGCACGTCGACCGTCGACGTCTGGCCCTCCGATCGCCGGGCACCGGCGGCACCTGGGAGCGGCATTGTCGCGAGCATGCCACCTTCCTCCTGCGTCCACCTGGCCGATTTCACACATCGATGGCAGCGCCGAGCATGCAACGCTGATGGTGTTCCAGGCGCGGCCCCGCAAGGGAGGGCGGCCGCGTTTCCAGCTCGCGGAAGGCGAGACTCGATGGAAATCAGTCTCCTCCTGATCATGTTCGACTCGACGGCACTGCGATCCACTCGGCCCCCGACGTCGGCTGGTCGCTCGCGATGACCTCCGCAGAGCTCAGCCGCTCCGCGTTCGAGCTCGAGCGTGTGCGATGCCTCAGCGGAGCGGGGATGATCGATCGGGCGTCGCGGCGTCGAGCTTCATGGGATGGTACGTTTCAGCCATGGGAAACACCGTCAACTTGCTCGCCTTCGGAGGCGCGCGCGACATCGTCGGGGCCTCGGAGGTACGCTTCGAGCTGAGCGGCCCCTGCACGGTGGAGGAGTTCATGGGCGAGGTGTGCCGGCGCTATCCGGCGCTCACGCCGCATCGGCGCTCGATCCGCCTTGCTGTCAATGGGACCTACGCCCATGCGGACGAGAAGATCCGCTGCGGTGACGATGTCGCGCTGATCCCGCCGGTCGCCGGCGGCTAGGTCGGCTCACGGCGGCGCGGCGCGGAAGCGCAGCGGGAGCCGCGTCAGCCGTGCTGCTCGCCAGCGCCCGGCTGTTGACGACGGGCAGGACCGATGCCGTCGCCGCGGCTCGTGTGCGCGCTCGCCGGAGGGAGCTGGGTCGCGGCGGGAGGTGGCGCCGCCGCTCACTTCACGCAGGTGCGCTTGTCCTGGAAATCACAGCTCGGCACGCCGGCATTCACCACCGTCTGGGTGAAGCCAGGGTAACAGATCGGGTCGCACGTCGCGTAAGCCCCGCTCGGGTACGGCACCGCGCCGCACGAGATCCGATCGTAGATCCCGGCGCAGTAGCTCGGCCCGCTCTGCGAGCTGCTCACGTACCAGCCGGGCGGACAGGCGACGGAGGCGTCGCAATGCGCGAAGGACGCCCGCGTGGCCCAGGGGATGAGCTCGCAGCGGTACGCCTCGCCGTTCGCGCAGCCGAGCGCGCTGCCCTGGCTCAGCGACACGGAGTGCGTGTATTCGCCGCTGGCGCACGCCGCGCACTGCCACCCGGTCAGCGCTTGCGCCCCCGCCGCGCTCGGCTCGGCCAGCGCTGCGTCCTCCCCCTCGGCCGTGCCGAGGCAGCCGGCGGCTCCCGTCAGGGCCACGACCAGCCCGAGCCCAGACACCCCCATCGTCCACCGCAAGAAGCTCTCCATGCTCGTCCTCCGATGCGATCCCGCGCCACCAACGACGTGATCCATGGAGAGGACACCGCAAGAGCGTAAGGGACGCAAGGGAAAGCGATATCCACCTGCTGGAGGCGAGCTGGGGAGCTTGCGAGATTTCGCCGCGCGTGGTCCTTCGGCGACATCTTCCCTGACGTAGCGGGCGCCGGGGGGCGTCGTTCATGGCTTCTCTCCCGAGACGAAGCCGCTCGCCGTTACAGGCGTCGCGCTCCCGAGGTTGAGCGTGCACAACTGGCCAGTGAGTGAATAGGAATAGCTTGAGCAGCTGGGGGCGTGTTCGCAATACAAGGCACACTTGCGGCTCTGATCGACCGACGGAGCGACAGTGAAGCTGCTTGACACGAGTCGGACGCCCACATTGCGGGTCATTCCTCCGGTATAGCTGATCTTGTTGAGGACCCAGTTCAGCCGGTACGTGATGCTCGTGTACTTCGTCTTCCACGTACCCCACTCGTCGACGCTCGAGGCTGCCACGCCGTGAACGACGTATCGGCCCGGCGTGCTCGCCCAGACCAGGAAGGGGCCTCCGGAGTCGCCATGGCTGGCGTTCGGCCAATCTGTCAAAAGGCGCCCGTCATTGACCAAGAAGTGCCCGTCATTCACGTTACTCGAATACGTGGCCTCAGAGAGCTTCCGCATATCCCAGTCGTCGTCGTTCGGCTGATTGTCGTGATATCCGATGCCGACCATGTAACCGGAAACATCATTGCCGGGGTAGCCCAGGGGGAGCAACGCCGGGCGCGTATAGCTCGGGATATCCGAGTCGAGCGTGAGTACCGCGATGTCGGCGAACTTGCCGTTGGTGTCCCGGCGGCCGTCATCCGAATGCGAGCCCAGCTCGACCCCGCTCGGTGCCACGGTCGCGACCACCGTGGCGAAGTCCCCCGTTGGCAGCGGACCGTCATAGAACGTCACCGTGGTGTCGCCCGCTGGCGGAACGCAGTGCGACGCCGACAGCACGTGCCGAGGGCCGACGATGACCCCCGTGCAGTCATCTACCCAGTCGATTCCGGGGGGGAACCACGATGGGTGCGTCTGAGTTGAGACTCGAACCGTCGATTTTGCCAGGGGGCTTTTGTCGGCAACGGGGGATTCGCCGTTCGTAAGTGCTCCAGCGTGCTCGTTCGTCAGCTCGGCGCCGAGGTGCGTGTCGGGGCCATTGGGGGCATCGAGGACGCATCCGGCGATGGAATAGGAGGCGGCGACAATGATCACTGCGAGTGATTTGTTCATGATGGCTCTCCGTCTTACGCATCGTGCTTCGGCAACAACCATGCCGGCGCGGGGCGACCGGTGATTGTCGCGTCGATCCACGTCGATTTCCGGGAAAATGTGGTCCTGGGGACGAGGGCGTGTGCGTCCGTCAAGCGTTGGATGGAGGCGACGGCCTCCAGCTGGTGGCTCCACCCATCAGCACAGTGGATATCCGTTCACGGGTCGGATCGGCAAGCGCATCAATTCGCGCGCTTGCAAGCCCGAGCGGGCCTGTGAGAACACGCTGGGTGGCCCTGCCCGATGCCGTGGACCGCGCGGACCAGCCTCAGCGCGAGCTGGCGTGGCGCCGCACCGCGCTTCTCGGCGCGCCCATGATCGACCTCGGCTCGACGCCGGCTGCCTGGCTCACGTGAGCACGGCCTGTCCGGTCAGGGGTTGGGTCGCTTCGGCCCCTGGAAGCAAACCACCCTGTCGGTCGCGACGCCATCGCCGTCCGCCGGGTGGCTGCAGGCGACGAGCTCGTCGTGCCCGCACCCGCGCACCTGGAACACGTCGAGATCGTCGAGCGTCTCCCTCGTCTCCGCGTCCTGCTCGGCGCGGTCTGCGTGCCACTTGGCGAGCCGTCCCGGGTCGTTCTTCACCTCGGCCGGCGGGGCCTCCCGCGGCGCGTCGCCGAGCACGACCGTGCTCCACTTGACGTCGTCACGCTCGCGCACCTCGACCCTGTCCTCCGGGCAGCTATACCTCTCCGCGAAGTCTTCGCGGGCGCCTGTCTTGAGGCGCTTGCAGCCGGCGCTGGAGAGCACGACCAAGACGGTCCAGAGGCAGATCGAGAGCACCGCTCGCATTGTCAAATGCTACACGCGCCAGTCTGCCGGCGGCAACTCGATCCACCAGCATGACAGGTGCTCCATCGGCCCCCGGCTGCGAAGAAGACGCTGTTCAACCACTCTCCATCGAGCAGGGGAGGTTCGCGAGCATACCGAGCTCGAGTTTCCGGCGACCGCTCGTCATCGCGCGGTGCTTCTGGCGGGACTGTTCCGCGGGGGCGAACCGGTGCGATCCGTCGCCCGCCCCGACTGAACGTCGAGCCCGCCGCTCGCGTCGACTCGCTGCCGAAGCCTTGCCGCTCGCCGGCTCCCGCAGGCTCTGCAGGCGCTCGTCCGGAGGCGTCGTGTCGAAAGGATGCGCTCCCGATGGCGCCTGG comes from Sorangium aterium and encodes:
- a CDS encoding protein kinase domain-containing protein — its product is MRPGDLLAGRFELDRVAGSGGMGAVYRAIDRETGEPVAVKVGLHAEHAEGEQTERFRREARVLAGLHHPAIARHVAHGVTAEGRQYLAMEWLDGEDLAARLRRGPLGLDESLALAARAAEALGAVHLRGVVHRDIKPANLFLPGGDVAAVKILDFGIARASDVTYTLTNPDAPVGTPAYMAPEQVRGEPDIDARADLYALGCVLFECLTGRPPFVGSHVVALLTKVLFAQAPRLRELWPGAPPALDTLLSRLLGKDRQLRPGDALTIAAELRSPEIREASAAPLAPSVGLTTAERRLVTVVLATRQPEPARPPQPAQAVASDESTAPARGLTHQRRWPLALLREIRRTADLHGARVELLQDGSIAALLTGAEAPTDLAASAARCALSLKALLQASDVALATGWEVVDGTQPLGTVIDRAVANLTAAERGAEEALRPIAIDAMTASLLGPRFEVAHGERGAALLGEQEPLEEARALLGKPTPFVGRSSELRWLELLFDQCASEPCAQAALVIGAAGVGKSRLRIELARRMRGREAPPQIWTAQGDAVRAGAPLGLLAQVVRRAAQIAEGEPRERGREKLAARVARSVDAAEQARVTEFLGEVIGAPFPDADRRELRAARQNPMLMADQVRRAWLTFLEAECRAGPVLLVLEDLHWGDLPTVQLVDAALGQLRSSPLLVLGLGRPDVDEVFPGLWAERGATAMRLGALPALACERLVRAALGEQAPAAQVERLVRRAAGHPFLLEEMLRVAAEGAEGAEGRDAGEAPETALAMVQARLEGLDLEARRALRAGSLLGEVFWWGAIARLLGVDRDDAALAGRLLALEQQEWIARRPASRFPGEVEYAFRHGLVRDAAYMMLTEADQRLGHRLASEWLEHAGERDALVLAGHCERGGEPERAVRWLCAAAEEALRGNDLAAALARAERGVASGASGRDLGALRLVQAEAHLWRGELSSTEARATEAIALLDPGSGAWYRALTAALLGASKQGAVDRAGAWAERLAATAPAEEALSVVVLCLSGCAAELMLANQHATADALLEQCLRLAGDPPTVDDEALGGLHQAVGFRAALAGDHAAAVDALEVAVGAFGRAGDRRQACSVQLNMGFILTELGALERAEQLLRAAVAQATQMDLHEVLPTARQNLGNVLLQAGQIDEARALLEQAIDASRRQGNRRMEGLSRAYLARAALLSGDREAAAREAGAAAALLDVAPLLRAVALALLARARMGGEPEGAAEALLDAQEAFRLIEDAGMAEEGESLIRLTYAEALRAAGERERAAKMIEAARSRLLERAAKIGRPALRQSFLESIPENARALALADAWALERQGAVA
- the moaA gene encoding GTP 3',8-cyclase MoaA is translated as MLATMPLPGAAGARRSEGQTSTVDVHGRPIGDLRISVTDRCNLRCSYCMPEEQYAWLPHDDILRFEEISFLVDVFAELGAAKVRLTGGEPLLRRDLRTLVRFIADKPRIRDIAMTTNGVLLAEHVHGLRAAGLRRLTVSLDTLRPERFKALTRRTTHAQVLEGLRSVPAAGFTDTKIDAVVIRGVNDDELADLIELGKTIPAEVRFIEYMDVGGATQWSHDKVVSRAEILRSLSRRYGRVEAISGEGTAPAAQYALPGGTTFGIISSTTQPFCSACNRCRLTADGMWYLCLYAPRGTNLREPLRQGASLEEMKAIVARVWGARSDRGAEARLADRSRGALLPAIQLKRDAHLEMHTRGG
- a CDS encoding MoaD/ThiS family protein, which produces MGNTVNLLAFGGARDIVGASEVRFELSGPCTVEEFMGEVCRRYPALTPHRRSIRLAVNGTYAHADEKIRCGDDVALIPPVAGG